In Archocentrus centrarchus isolate MPI-CPG fArcCen1 chromosome 1, fArcCen1, whole genome shotgun sequence, the following proteins share a genomic window:
- the pdgfba gene encoding platelet-derived growth factor beta polypeptide a isoform X3 encodes MRSWVLVLLLAALLVARLRLGSAEGDPLPPSLVDLVGNSPVSSVEDLKLLLQQETNAIEEDEDEHDILSNHTQGRYIRSLVDAQPAQQAVCKVRTEVMEVTRSMLDRRNANFLLWPPCVEVQRCSGCCNTRLLQCVPTVTSSRYLQVIKIQYINKKAHYEKAIISVEDHVSCRCQTLSSSSSSSTSSSSSVPITRSNPIPAPPPPQQPLPSSHNPLPVPRPVQPSSPKTETDSQKEGNQKEEGSSANSGNLACTELANQGKKKDSNMTSEDGRLTEAERKQKLLELVQKEPDEQTHLHQLHPHQRPKPTTFKTAYSTMAPISPSARKAQFRSASPRRRRKHRKRISKAAMRAMIM; translated from the exons gGCGATCCACTCCCTCCATCTCTGGTCGACCTGGTGGGGAACTCTCCCGTCTCCTCCGTGGAAGATCTGAAGTTGCTTCTGCAGCAGGAGACCAATGCAATAG aagaggatgaggatgagcaTGATATTCTCTCAAACCATACCCAAGGTCGCTACATTAGAAGTCTTG TGGACGCGCAGCCGGCCCAGCAGGCGGTCTGTAAAGTTCGAACAGAGGTGATGGAAGTAACGAGGTCTATGCTAGACCGCCGCAACGCCAACTTCCTGCTGTGGCCGCCATGCGTGGAGGTGCAGCGTTGTTCAGGTTGCTGCAACACCAGACTGCTGCAGTGTGTTCCCACAGTCACCTCTAGCAGATACCTACAG GTGATAAAGATTCAGTACATTAACAAGAAGGCCCACTATGAAAAAGCCATCATCTCCGTGGAAGATCACGTCAGCTGCAGGTGCCAGACcctgtcctcctcttcttcttcttccacttcttcctcctcatctgttCCCATCACTCGCTCCAACCCCATTCCTGCTCCACCTCCCCCACAACAGCCACTCCCGTCCTCCCATAATCCCTTGCCTGTTCCCCGGCCCGTCCAGCCTTCTTCACCCA agacTGAAACAGACAGTCAAAAAGAAGGGAATCAGAAGGAGGAAGGCAGCTCAGCCAATAGCGGGAACTTGGCTTGCACAGAGCTGGCCAATcaggggaagaaaaaagacTCTAACATGACCAGTGAGGATGGTCGCTTAACAGAAGCTGAGAGGAAGCAGAAACTTCTGGAGTTGGTACAGAAGGAACCAGATGAGCAGACTCATCTTCATCAGCTTCATCCTCACCAAAGACCAAAGCCAACCACATTTAAAACAG CTTACTCTACGATGGCTCCCATTTCGCCTTCAGCTCGTAAAGCCCAGTTTCGCTCTGCTTCGCCCCGCCGCAGGAGAAAACACCGCAAACGCATCAGCAAAGCAGCTATGAGAGCTATGATCATGTAA
- the pdgfba gene encoding platelet-derived growth factor beta polypeptide a isoform X1, with amino-acid sequence MRSWVLVLLLAALLVARLRLGSAEGDPLPPSLVDLVGNSPVSSVEDLKLLLQQETNAIEEDEDEHDILSNHTQGRYIRSLVDAQPAQQAVCKVRTEVMEVTRSMLDRRNANFLLWPPCVEVQRCSGCCNTRLLQCVPTVTSSRYLQVIKIQYINKKAHYEKAIISVEDHVSCRCQTLSSSSSSSTSSSSSVPITRSNPIPAPPPPQQPLPSSHNPLPVPRPVQPSSPKTHTSKADLHRHDDLKYNQQHYSPEEREPVARQWQQGSYTQLVHWTQPRVHQAPKHVQTGVHQTVTGMVGPVSSWPSEARAEHSVMGSTQQVGHGSGFDGSREDSGVHTSNGGGEVHHPDHAKRQQQLLQHQQRQQYQQQYPYHHQTRYPQQYNHGGAEDRELRTQYRLNAPQSDSAYPPASQTEPPKFEENPTLPLSTIQKDFATSQKNIGVKNHKQTETETDSQKEGNQKEEGSSANSGNLACTELANQGKKKDSNMTSEDGRLTEAERKQKLLELVQKEPDEQTHLHQLHPHQRPKPTTFKTAYSTMAPISPSARKAQFRSASPRRRRKHRKRISKAAMRAMIM; translated from the exons gGCGATCCACTCCCTCCATCTCTGGTCGACCTGGTGGGGAACTCTCCCGTCTCCTCCGTGGAAGATCTGAAGTTGCTTCTGCAGCAGGAGACCAATGCAATAG aagaggatgaggatgagcaTGATATTCTCTCAAACCATACCCAAGGTCGCTACATTAGAAGTCTTG TGGACGCGCAGCCGGCCCAGCAGGCGGTCTGTAAAGTTCGAACAGAGGTGATGGAAGTAACGAGGTCTATGCTAGACCGCCGCAACGCCAACTTCCTGCTGTGGCCGCCATGCGTGGAGGTGCAGCGTTGTTCAGGTTGCTGCAACACCAGACTGCTGCAGTGTGTTCCCACAGTCACCTCTAGCAGATACCTACAG GTGATAAAGATTCAGTACATTAACAAGAAGGCCCACTATGAAAAAGCCATCATCTCCGTGGAAGATCACGTCAGCTGCAGGTGCCAGACcctgtcctcctcttcttcttcttccacttcttcctcctcatctgttCCCATCACTCGCTCCAACCCCATTCCTGCTCCACCTCCCCCACAACAGCCACTCCCGTCCTCCCATAATCCCTTGCCTGTTCCCCGGCCCGTCCAGCCTTCTTCACCCAAGACTCACACCTCCAAGGCTGACCTACATCGCCACGATGACCTAAAGTACAACCAGCAGCATTACAGTCCTGAGGAGCGTGAGCCGGTGGCAAGGCAGTGGCAGCAGGGCAGTTACACCCAGCTTGTACACTGGACCCAGCCCAGGGTGCATCAGGCACCCAAACATGTGCAGACAGGGGTTCACCAGACAGTGACTGGGATGGTTGGGCCGGTCAGCAGCTGGCCATCTGAAGCGAGGGCGGAACACAGTGTCATGGGAAGTACGCAGCAGGTGGGACACGGGAGCGGGtttgatgggagcagggaggaCAGCGGTGTACATACGTCAAACGGTGGTGGTGAAGTGCATCATCCTGATCACGCAAAGAGGCAGCAACAGTTGTTACAGCATCAGCAGAGACAGCAATATCAGCAGCAATATCCGTATCATCATCAGACACGTTATCCACAACAGTACAACCACGGAGGAGCTGAGGATCGAGAGCTGAGGACGCAGTATCGCCTCAATGCTCCCCAATCAGACAGTGCCTACCCCCCTGCCAGCCAAACAGAGCCACCCAAATTTGAAGAAAACCCCACCCTTCCACTATCAACCATCCAGAAAGACTTTGCAACCAGCCAAAAAAATATAGGGGTCAAaaatcacaaacagactgagacTGAAACAGACAGTCAAAAAGAAGGGAATCAGAAGGAGGAAGGCAGCTCAGCCAATAGCGGGAACTTGGCTTGCACAGAGCTGGCCAATcaggggaagaaaaaagacTCTAACATGACCAGTGAGGATGGTCGCTTAACAGAAGCTGAGAGGAAGCAGAAACTTCTGGAGTTGGTACAGAAGGAACCAGATGAGCAGACTCATCTTCATCAGCTTCATCCTCACCAAAGACCAAAGCCAACCACATTTAAAACAG CTTACTCTACGATGGCTCCCATTTCGCCTTCAGCTCGTAAAGCCCAGTTTCGCTCTGCTTCGCCCCGCCGCAGGAGAAAACACCGCAAACGCATCAGCAAAGCAGCTATGAGAGCTATGATCATGTAA
- the pdgfba gene encoding platelet-derived growth factor beta polypeptide a isoform X2: MEVTRSMLDRRNANFLLWPPCVEVQRCSGCCNTRLLQCVPTVTSSRYLQVIKIQYINKKAHYEKAIISVEDHVSCRCQTLSSSSSSSTSSSSSVPITRSNPIPAPPPPQQPLPSSHNPLPVPRPVQPSSPKTHTSKADLHRHDDLKYNQQHYSPEEREPVARQWQQGSYTQLVHWTQPRVHQAPKHVQTGVHQTVTGMVGPVSSWPSEARAEHSVMGSTQQVGHGSGFDGSREDSGVHTSNGGGEVHHPDHAKRQQQLLQHQQRQQYQQQYPYHHQTRYPQQYNHGGAEDRELRTQYRLNAPQSDSAYPPASQTEPPKFEENPTLPLSTIQKDFATSQKNIGVKNHKQTETETDSQKEGNQKEEGSSANSGNLACTELANQGKKKDSNMTSEDGRLTEAERKQKLLELVQKEPDEQTHLHQLHPHQRPKPTTFKTAYSTMAPISPSARKAQFRSASPRRRRKHRKRISKAAMRAMIM; the protein is encoded by the exons ATGGAAGTAACGAGGTCTATGCTAGACCGCCGCAACGCCAACTTCCTGCTGTGGCCGCCATGCGTGGAGGTGCAGCGTTGTTCAGGTTGCTGCAACACCAGACTGCTGCAGTGTGTTCCCACAGTCACCTCTAGCAGATACCTACAG GTGATAAAGATTCAGTACATTAACAAGAAGGCCCACTATGAAAAAGCCATCATCTCCGTGGAAGATCACGTCAGCTGCAGGTGCCAGACcctgtcctcctcttcttcttcttccacttcttcctcctcatctgttCCCATCACTCGCTCCAACCCCATTCCTGCTCCACCTCCCCCACAACAGCCACTCCCGTCCTCCCATAATCCCTTGCCTGTTCCCCGGCCCGTCCAGCCTTCTTCACCCAAGACTCACACCTCCAAGGCTGACCTACATCGCCACGATGACCTAAAGTACAACCAGCAGCATTACAGTCCTGAGGAGCGTGAGCCGGTGGCAAGGCAGTGGCAGCAGGGCAGTTACACCCAGCTTGTACACTGGACCCAGCCCAGGGTGCATCAGGCACCCAAACATGTGCAGACAGGGGTTCACCAGACAGTGACTGGGATGGTTGGGCCGGTCAGCAGCTGGCCATCTGAAGCGAGGGCGGAACACAGTGTCATGGGAAGTACGCAGCAGGTGGGACACGGGAGCGGGtttgatgggagcagggaggaCAGCGGTGTACATACGTCAAACGGTGGTGGTGAAGTGCATCATCCTGATCACGCAAAGAGGCAGCAACAGTTGTTACAGCATCAGCAGAGACAGCAATATCAGCAGCAATATCCGTATCATCATCAGACACGTTATCCACAACAGTACAACCACGGAGGAGCTGAGGATCGAGAGCTGAGGACGCAGTATCGCCTCAATGCTCCCCAATCAGACAGTGCCTACCCCCCTGCCAGCCAAACAGAGCCACCCAAATTTGAAGAAAACCCCACCCTTCCACTATCAACCATCCAGAAAGACTTTGCAACCAGCCAAAAAAATATAGGGGTCAAaaatcacaaacagactgagacTGAAACAGACAGTCAAAAAGAAGGGAATCAGAAGGAGGAAGGCAGCTCAGCCAATAGCGGGAACTTGGCTTGCACAGAGCTGGCCAATcaggggaagaaaaaagacTCTAACATGACCAGTGAGGATGGTCGCTTAACAGAAGCTGAGAGGAAGCAGAAACTTCTGGAGTTGGTACAGAAGGAACCAGATGAGCAGACTCATCTTCATCAGCTTCATCCTCACCAAAGACCAAAGCCAACCACATTTAAAACAG CTTACTCTACGATGGCTCCCATTTCGCCTTCAGCTCGTAAAGCCCAGTTTCGCTCTGCTTCGCCCCGCCGCAGGAGAAAACACCGCAAACGCATCAGCAAAGCAGCTATGAGAGCTATGATCATGTAA